The sequence GAGAGAAGGATTGAGAATCTTGGAACAGAATCAATCCTGTGTTATTTCGGAGTACACTGCACATGAGCGCAATCTTGAACTTGGCGATGAAATTACAGTTGGAAATCTGGGTAACACAACAGTCGCAGGAATAGCAGGTTCGTCTGTGCCTTTCTTTGTTCTAACAGTGATGACACCCAATTTCGTGATTGTAAGCAATGCTACATGGACTTCACTAGTTGGTGAAGCATTCGAAGCAGGAAGCATTCTGATAAGATCGAGCAACCCCAGCGAGACAATGAATGGGCTTGCAGGATTTCCCAACATCCATAGTGTCCTGATCTCAGATATTGAAGCCGACTATGAGGGAGCTCTTACCGCAATTCAATCTACTATTGACGCATCCATGCTCACACTCGTCCTGACAACAATACTCAGTGCACTAATTGGTAGCTGGGCAATCTCATCAACAAGAATCAGGGAGATTGGGCTTCTTGCATCAATGGGAATGCCTAGTTCAGACATAGCCAGGTCTATAGCTGCAGAAAGTTCAGTCGCGATAATAGGCGGAGTACTAACAGGTACCGTTGTCGGCCTAGTCGTGCAGTCAAATCTTCAAGCAATAATGGAACGTTTCATCTCCGCTCCACCAATGTTGATTGATCCGAAAATCGTGCTCCTACTAATAGTATCTGTCATCTTGTCAACAGCACTGACATACAAATCCGTGAAATCAACTGCAAAGGAACATCCAGCGGAT comes from Candidatus Thorarchaeota archaeon and encodes:
- a CDS encoding FtsX-like permease family protein, with the translated sequence REGLRILEQNQSCVISEYTAHERNLELGDEITVGNLGNTTVAGIAGSSVPFFVLTVMTPNFVIVSNATWTSLVGEAFEAGSILIRSSNPSETMNGLAGFPNIHSVLISDIEADYEGALTAIQSTIDASMLTLVLTTILSALIGSWAISSTRIREIGLLASMGMPSSDIARSIAAESSVAIIGGVLTGTVVGLVVQSNLQAIMERFISAPPMLIDPKIVLLLIVSVILSTALTYKSVKSTAKEHPADLLAGRKAKNR